A genomic segment from Branchiostoma floridae strain S238N-H82 chromosome 7, Bfl_VNyyK, whole genome shotgun sequence encodes:
- the LOC118419177 gene encoding uncharacterized protein LOC118419177 isoform X2, translating into MPVDPVPMETCVQFVRGSQGWGWFYPRKFATTLNYSLTGADTGSKTFRDVPDIDGDRDKYDILTWDVQPGDCIVFHMKTLHGAPANPSLSLRRRVVSTRWVGDDAVLAERPWEVSPPITGGLTYGDKMACDTFPLIWKRD; encoded by the exons ATGCCCGTTGACCCCGTTCCCATGGAGACGTGTGTGCAGTTCGTGCGCGGGTCGCAAGGCTGGGGCTGGTTCTACCCCAGGAAGTTCGCCACCACGCTCAACTACAGTCTGACGGGGGCCGACACAGGCAGCAAGACTTTCCGGGATGTCCCGGATATAGACGGGGACAGGGACAAGTACGATATTCTCACCTGGGACGTGCAG cccGGAGACTGTATCGTGTTCCACATGAAGACCCTACACGGCGCGCCCGCCAACCCGTCCCTGTCTCTGCGCAGGCGCGTGGTCTCCACACGGTGGGTGGGGGATGACGCCGTGCTGGCCGAGAGGCCGTGGGAAGTCTCtccgccaatcacag gAGGTCTTACATACGGCGACAAGATGGCGTGCGACACCTTCCCGCTCATCTGGAAGCGAGACTGA
- the LOC118419177 gene encoding uncharacterized protein LOC118419177 isoform X1, which produces MPVDPVPMETCVQFVRGSQGWGWFYPRKFATTLNYSLTGADTGSKTFRDVPDIDGDRDKYDILTWDVQPGDCIVFHMKTLHGAPANPSLSLRRRVVSTRWVGDDAVLAERPWEVSPPITGGLTYGDKMACDTFPLIWKRD; this is translated from the exons ATGCCCGTTGACCCCGTTCCCATGGAGACGTGTGTGCAGTTCGTGCGCGGGTCGCAAGGCTGGGGCTGGTTCTACCCCAGGAAGTTCGCCACCACGCTCAACTACAGTCTGACGGGGGCCGACACAGGCAGCAAGACTTTCCGGGATGTCCCGGATATAGACGGGGACAGGGACAAGTACGATATTCTCACCTGGGACGTGCAG cccGGAGACTGTATCGTGTTCCACATGAAGACCCTACACGGCGCGCCCGCCAACCCGTCCCTGTCTCTGCGCAGGCGCGTGGTCTCCACACGGTGGGTGGGGGATGACGCCGTGCTGGCCGAGAGGCCGTGGGAAGTCTCtccgccaatcacag GAGGTCTTACGTACGGCGACAAGATGGCGTGCGACACCTTCCCGCTCATTTGGAAGAGAGACTGA
- the LOC118419899 gene encoding uncharacterized protein LOC118419899: MAIPSLNDFLSEDQKKKNWFFDSVTPRGFAFDGFMPWASKTPFGREKTRTKDPVSLIQTPAQLAKYQHLHIALAEGYHLSDILRRVTYLTGDESLVDEYTGRVNISVDPSPVLSRLSASLSRLSALLVLSDNIQQLENVEPTGQLMDVKKEIYRFPSVAVDVLSICCGIAIPSVWGIVQELQKKQRISQEDAHHLTVLISISAELRLRTYIASGGQKDRLSPLTEMKVELDKHDMDDTFVPSVFYIPDSKMLFRYYYTAIPLKTCIIHTVYKESRTTKIFHNAIFDNSSLTRARITRQLLYLDASLRQCEAALEEAGSDEKKQLEILSELGMVLQNRGEFEKAMGYYRRALTVENTLHGESKEHPNIAALLESIGFCMSHLGDQSEALIYLEQSIKMKRAIHGETTAHPVIAGSLNNIGNCWNHLGDFKKALRYYEQSLEMMKAIYIKTTPHPDIASLLNNIGNCWSD, encoded by the coding sequence ATGGCCATCCCGTCACTCAACGACTTCCTCTCGGAAgaccagaagaaaaaaaactggttCTTCGACTCCGTCACACCTCGCGGCTTCGCCTTCGACGGCTTCATGCCATGGGCTTCTAAGACTCCCTTTGGACGAGAAAAAACCAGAACCAAGGATCCCGTGAGTCTAATCCAGACTCCTGCTCAATTAGCGAAGTATCAACATCTGCACATCGCCCTGGCGGAAGGCTATCATCTGTCAGACATCCTCAGACGGGTGACCTACTTAACAGGAGACGAGTCTTTGGTGGATGAGTATACGGGGAGAGTCAACATAAGCGTAGATCCTTCCCCTGTTCTGTCACGGCTGTCAGCTTCTTTGTCACGGCTGTCAGCACTGCTAGTACTGAGTGATAATATTCAGCAACTAGAAAATGTTGAGCCGACGGGGCAGCTTATGGAtgtcaaaaaagaaatatacCGCTTCCCAAGCGTAGCCGTCGACGTGCTGAGTATCTGCTGTGGTATTGCGATTCCCAGTGTGTGGGGAATTGTACAGGAGTTACAGAAGAAACAACGGATTAGTCAGGAAGATGCCCACCACTTGACTGTACTGATCAGCATCTCGGCGGAGCTGCGGTTAAGAACGTACATCGCCAGCGGAGGACAAAAGGACAGACTGTCTCCTCTCACTGAGATGAAAGTCGAACTGGATAAACATGACATGGATGACACGTTCGTTCCGTCAGTTTTCTACATACCTGACTCAAAAATGCTGTTCAGGTACTACTATACTGCCATTCCGTTAAAAACATGTATTATTCATACAGTTTATAAGGAAAGTCGAACGACAAAGATCTTTCATAACGCAATATTTGATAACTCATCTCTAACGAGGGCCCGAATTACAAGACAGCTATTGTATCTAGATGCATCCCTACGTCAGTGTGAAGCGGCTCTGGAAGAGGCAGGCAGTGACGAGAAGAAACAGTTGGAAATACTTTCCGAGTTAGGAATGGTGTTACAAAATCGTGGTGAGTTTGAGAAAGCGATGGGCTACTACAGACGGGCACTCACAGTTGAAAATACTTTACATGGTGAAAGCAAAGAGCATCCCAACATTGCCGCATTGCTTGAAAGCATTGGATTCTGTATGAGTCACCTTGGCGACCAAAGTGAAGCCCTCATTTATCTTGAACAGTCAATAAAGATGAAGAGAGCTATCCAtggcgaaacaacagcacatcccgttATTGCTGGATCACTCAACAACATCGGAAACTGTTGGAATCACCTTGGCGATTTTAAGAAAGCTCtc